The following DNA comes from Moritella sp. 24.
AAAAAGCCCAGAAGTATTCCATACCATCAACAAGATGAAAGAAACTGGCGTTGATTTATTCTATGACGTACACGGTGATGAAGCTCTACCTTTTGTATTCCTTGCGGGTTCACAAGGTACGCCAAGTTATAACGACCGTTTAGCTAAATTACGTGATCGTTTTTCTGATGTGTTCAAACTGGCAAGTGCAGATTTCCAATCTGAATTTGGCTATGACATCGACGCACCAGGTACAGCGAACATGACTGTGGCAACTAACTGGGTAGCTGAAGAGTTTGACTGTTTAGCTAATACCATGGAAATGCCATTTAAAGACAATGATAACTTGCCTGATCCTATGATGGGTTGGTCACCAGAGCGTTCTATTAAGCTTGGTGAAGCATCATTAGTTGCTATGTTAGCTGTGGTTGACGATTTACGTTAATTTTAGTGTGATAATGTAGTGCTTTAAATTGTATCCCTGTAAAGAGTTGTTCGCGACCTTTGCAGGGATGTTTCATATGGACTATACAAATACATAGTCATAATTAGAGAATACAATGATGAACTTAATTAATGATAAAGGACCATGCTTGGGCGGTGTTTTTGCGCACGCAGCAGTCGCAAATTGGAAAAGTAACGCCGTTAAATCGATGTTCAATGCAAGGTTTAACGGAGAAGATTATGTGGGTAAAGAAAAATCGAGGTTAACGAACTAAACTTTCCTCTCTCTATTCCATTCCTCCCCCTCGATTACTCAAACCGAATACAACCTGCACTTGAACTATCGCTTACGGCGAAGCTTCGCCACATCTGCAATATGTTGGGCAATGTGTCCATTTTGAATATAGCTATGGCTTGTATTTATTAAAGGAAATTAAAAGTGACGGAATTAGATAAAATGCTTAATGGTGATCTTCACTTAGCTTTTGATGCTGAACTGACGGCCATGAGAGGGCGTGCTAAAGACCTCTGCTTTAAGCTCAATCAGACTAACGATAAGTCTGAACGTGAAATCATTATTAAGGCGCTACTTAGTTCAACAAGCGCGCACCTTGAAAGCCCGTTCAATTGTGATTACGGAATACACATAAGCGTGGGAGCAGATTTTTATGCTAATCACGGCTGCACGATATTAGATGGCGCAAAAGTAACGATTGGTGATAACTGTCTTCTTGCTCCTCACGTTGTGATAAGCACGGTTAACCACCCGTTAGATGTTGATTTAAGAGTAAAAGGCTATGAGATTGCCAAGCCCATTACGATCGGTCATAACGTTTGGTTGGGTGCAAATGTAACCGTGCTTGGCGGTGTTAACATTGGAGATAACGTCGTGGTTGGTGCGGGTTCTGTCGTGACTAAAAACTTACCGAATAACACGGTTTGCTTGGGTTCGCCTGCTAAACCAGTGAAAGAGATATAGGCATGGAGAGTAAAATGAAAATAGCAGTTATAGGATTAGGGTCTATCGCTGAAAAAGCGCACTTACAGGTACTTACTCAGCTTGAAAATGTTGAGTTGGTTTTTTGTACTCGTAACCTAGAAAAACTAAAGCAGTTAGCGGATAAATATCGTATTACTGATTACTATACGCATTACCAAGACGTATTAAAGTCTTCTGTGGATGCGGTGATGATACACAGCGCGACGTCTTCTCACTTTGAGATTGCAAGTTTCTTTCTAAATCACGGGATTCCAGTATTTGTAGATAAGCCTCTCGCGTCAACATATGCTCATTGTGAACAACTTCATAACCTTGCAGAGCAGAAGGGTACCCCTTTGTTTATGGGATTTAATCGACGGTATATTCCGCTTTATAAGCAATATATACCTACGTTATCTGGCACGGATAATATTGATAATCCGTTACTGTCTCTTCGTTGGGAGAAAAACCGCCTTAACTTAGCAGGGGATATTCGCACGTTTATCTTTGACGATTTTATACACCCTATTGATAGCGTAAACATTCACGCTTCAGTTCAAGCTGATGACCTACACATAATGGCGCAGTTCGATAAACAAGGTCTGGTTTCAAATCAGTTAGCGCGTATTGATGTGCAATGGCAGCAGCACAATGCTATTTTTCATGCATCAATGAATAGGCTTAATGGTGCAACTAATGAGACTGTTTCCGTTCATTATCATAACCAGAATTACAGGTTTGACTCTTTTGTTGAAGGGACTCATTGGCAAGATGATGTTGAGCGTAAAGTAAAGCTCGCTGATTGGACGCACATGCTGACAAGTAAAGGTTTTAATGGCATGACTGATCACTGGTTGTCTGTTATTAAATCAGGTAAGCAAGAGCTGACTTATACTCAGCGTAATTTACATTCTCATTTCTTAGCTGAGTTTATTGCTCAAAAAATCAGTTAATCTATTCGTTGATATTTCACGCTAAGAGTAGGTGATATGGATAATAAAGCCTCTGTGATAGAGGTTTTATTATATCTGGCGCCAGCAATAAACCGAGTTTGTGAAGCATATCAGCTTGTTGAATAAATAAATTTGGCCGAAATCGCGAATGCAGTCATATACTCAATGGGATTGGGCTAATTTGATGAAGGAATAAGGTTTATGTCACAGCAAGGTAGTCAGATAATTGTGCATGGTAAAGTTCAGATGGTGGGCTTCCGTTATGCGACTGTAAAGCAAGCGCTGCAATTAGGGTTAACAGGGCATGCAATTAATCTGGTCAATGGTGATGTGGAAGTGCAGGTATTTGGTGAAAAGAATGAACGAGATAAGTTAATCTTATGGCTACGTGAAGGCCCTGATACTGCACAGGTTGACGCACTCGAAATCACTACGATTGATTACCAACCAATACAAGATTTTACACAAGGGTAATTTATACCATACGATAGATTTTGAGTGAGATTGTCCCTTGTTCTGATATCGAAATCCCTTCTGCCATTAAGCGTTGTTTTTGATAGTCACCGCGCTCACCTTGAAGGGATATCTGACCTTTCGCATTAACAATACGATACCAAGGCAGCTTACTGTCGGCTGGTAAGCGACTAAGCACTTTACCAACCTGACGAGCATGGCGAGACATACCAGCTAATTTTGCTATATCTCCGTAAGTTGCAACCTTGCCTTCAGGCACTTGATATACGAGAGCAAAAACCTGTTGTGCAAAACTGTCCATACTTATTGATTACGGCCTTAATATCTTATTGTTTAATACTTATAAACGTAATTTAGTCACAAGTTGTTCGCCAAGGTTTACGTTATTTGACGAACCATCTAAGGCCTCACGAGTATCGCTAATTAATGCTTCCATACCATGACGAATATTGTCGGAGTGGCTTAGCTGCTGCTGAACTTGCGTGATTGTTTGTTCAACTAAGCTTGAACTCGAATTTGCTTGTGATACTAATTCTTGTAGGCTCTGCATTGTCACTGTCGCAATATCAACACTGTCATCAATAATACTGGTTACTTGTTTTTGCTTATCAATGATAGCGGCAGAAATATCCATGATTTTTTTCATTTCACCTTGGATCTGATCAGCTGATTGATTTGCTGTATTCGCAAGTGCACGAACTTCATCGGCAACTACGGCAAAACCACGGCCATGTTCACCCGCACGCGCAGCTTCAATTGCCGCATTCAGTGCAAGTAGGTTAGTTTGGTCGGCAATCCCTTTAATAGAGTCAACTAATTGACCAATATTTTTATTGTTTTCGTCTAGGTTTGCTAACAGTACTGTAAATTCTGCAATATATTGTGCTGAACCAGTAATGTTACCCGTTAATTCTTCAAGTTGCTGTATACCTGTTTGAGATATGTTCGCTGTACTTTGCGCTGAATGAAAAGAGTCATTAGAAAGGTTTTCGATACCTTTTGATTGATCCATAAAACCTTGAATTAAATCGAAGTTTTGTTCAATGTTATTAAGGCGACTTGCTGATGACTTATTCACTCTATGTGCGTTTTGAGTTATTTCTTGAGCCATTGCTAATGCGCCACTATCTTGTAGTCGGTCTAAAAGCTGTGCTTTACTTTGCAGCGCTGCTAAGTCTGTTTCTGAAATCAGAGTTTGTCCAAGAGGGACTTTATTCGAGTTGAAAAAATTAAACATAGCTTAGATCTGCCTTATTTTAGTCGTTTATAATTTATAGCGGCAAAGTTTGATCCCGCTGAGTTCTATTAATCATTAGTAAGCAATAATTAGGCCGTAAATTGTAATAAGAGATGATTTATTTTTCTTATTAATTATATAGTTACTTTTTATATTCGGTACGACGATGTGACGACTCATTAGGTCTTATTATTTATTGCTTCTTATGTTATCGGCAGCGTAACTCGTTTATTTAACGATAATGTGACTATTTGTGGAAGAGGGGAGTAAATAGTTTTTACTTGAATGAGCTTGTACGTCTCAGATATAGCATCTTGTAATGGTTTGGGTATATACTAAGTATATTGTGCGCAAGACAGTTACGAGGGTTACCCTGATGTCAAAAATGAATGAAGAGACGATGTTACACTTAGATAATCAGGTTTGTTTTGCTTTGTATAGCGCCACTAACGCGATGGTTCGAGCATATAGGCCATTGTTAAAACAGCTTGATCTTACTTATCCGCAGTATTTAGCGATGTTGGTTTTTTGGCAGCAAGATGAAATTAGTGTGAAAATTTTGGGTGAACAATTGCACCTAGATTCAGGTACATTAACACCCTTGCTAAAACGATTAGAGTTGAAAGGATTAATTCGTCGAGATCGCAGTAAAGAAGATGAGCGTGCGCGTATATTATGTTTAACAGAGGCAGGATTGACGCTTAAAGAACAAGCGAAAGACATTCCAATTAATATGTTTTGTCAGGCGGGCTTACCGAAAGAAGAGCTGTTAATGATGAAAGCAAGCTGTGAAGCATTATTGAATAATTTAACGGAATAATTTAACGGAACACGATTATAAAATGACAGAAGGGCTGCAATATGACAGCCCTTTATTTTATGTGCTCTATTCATCTTATCTTAATTAATGTTCTTCTGGACGCCAGCTTAGTGCACTTGCGATTGAACCGACGATAATAAGATCTTGTTTATCCGTAGATAAATCTGGCAGCATTTGTAAGCTTAATAAGCCATTGGTTTGTACTGCTGCGACACTTTGCGTCCCTTGTTCAAAAACATAACCAAGTGGCTTTTCAACCGTCATGAATAAGTCATCTGATTTGTGCACTGATTTTACATTTAAATGTTCGTTGTTGATGCGGACAGTGCCTGATTCATATTTTGCAACATCCAATGAAATTGCAGCGCTCGATGGTTTCATTTCGTATTCACCAATCATGACGCCGTCTCGGTTAATATCGCAGCGATAAGGTTTATTGCCACCAAACGATAAACCACCGACGTTGATGCTTGTACCGCCACCACTACAAACTAGTGTCCACTTTTTACCGTTATCGGTGCGAGTGATTTCAGCCACCATGTCACCTTCTTTGGTACTGATGGTATTAAACCAAGTTGAGCCAGATGAGCTACGGTCATATTTACCGGTATATTGACCGACAATATCAAAGCTACCTTCTTGCCCTAGGCCCCAAAAATCCCCTTCTGTTTTAATTAACATTTCTGGTTGAGCGTTAAGTTCACTGGTTTTAGTCATTAGCGCAACGCTACCACAACCTGAAAGTACACTTACTGCAAGTATCGAAAGAATCAACTTTTTCATAATATACCCATTATAAATTCGAGAAATAACTGGAATTATCGATGGGCGTATTATCCATATAAACAAACACTAAGTCTGGTTTGGCTAGGCGATAAAATGTAAGGAGGTGTAAGCTGCTGATGTTGTAAT
Coding sequences within:
- a CDS encoding sugar O-acetyltransferase, translated to MTELDKMLNGDLHLAFDAELTAMRGRAKDLCFKLNQTNDKSEREIIIKALLSSTSAHLESPFNCDYGIHISVGADFYANHGCTILDGAKVTIGDNCLLAPHVVISTVNHPLDVDLRVKGYEIAKPITIGHNVWLGANVTVLGGVNIGDNVVVGAGSVVTKNLPNNTVCLGSPAKPVKEI
- a CDS encoding Gfo/Idh/MocA family protein, with product MKIAVIGLGSIAEKAHLQVLTQLENVELVFCTRNLEKLKQLADKYRITDYYTHYQDVLKSSVDAVMIHSATSSHFEIASFFLNHGIPVFVDKPLASTYAHCEQLHNLAEQKGTPLFMGFNRRYIPLYKQYIPTLSGTDNIDNPLLSLRWEKNRLNLAGDIRTFIFDDFIHPIDSVNIHASVQADDLHIMAQFDKQGLVSNQLARIDVQWQQHNAIFHASMNRLNGATNETVSVHYHNQNYRFDSFVEGTHWQDDVERKVKLADWTHMLTSKGFNGMTDHWLSVIKSGKQELTYTQRNLHSHFLAEFIAQKIS
- a CDS encoding methyl-accepting chemotaxis protein, encoding MFNFFNSNKVPLGQTLISETDLAALQSKAQLLDRLQDSGALAMAQEITQNAHRVNKSSASRLNNIEQNFDLIQGFMDQSKGIENLSNDSFHSAQSTANISQTGIQQLEELTGNITGSAQYIAEFTVLLANLDENNKNIGQLVDSIKGIADQTNLLALNAAIEAARAGEHGRGFAVVADEVRALANTANQSADQIQGEMKKIMDISAAIIDKQKQVTSIIDDSVDIATVTMQSLQELVSQANSSSSLVEQTITQVQQQLSHSDNIRHGMEALISDTREALDGSSNNVNLGEQLVTKLRL
- the yccX gene encoding acylphosphatase, with product MSQQGSQIIVHGKVQMVGFRYATVKQALQLGLTGHAINLVNGDVEVQVFGEKNERDKLILWLREGPDTAQVDALEITTIDYQPIQDFTQG
- a CDS encoding MarR family winged helix-turn-helix transcriptional regulator, producing the protein MSKMNEETMLHLDNQVCFALYSATNAMVRAYRPLLKQLDLTYPQYLAMLVFWQQDEISVKILGEQLHLDSGTLTPLLKRLELKGLIRRDRSKEDERARILCLTEAGLTLKEQAKDIPINMFCQAGLPKEELLMMKASCEALLNNLTE
- a CDS encoding MGMT family protein; this encodes MDSFAQQVFALVYQVPEGKVATYGDIAKLAGMSRHARQVGKVLSRLPADSKLPWYRIVNAKGQISLQGERGDYQKQRLMAEGISISEQGTISLKIYRMV